Proteins from one Oryza sativa Japonica Group chromosome 12, ASM3414082v1 genomic window:
- the LOC4352456 gene encoding kinesin-like protein KIN-14Q isoform X1, translating to MMAAAVEEEEMVERMHGWARDMDVASRRAEEEAMRRYDAASWLRSTVGVVCARDLPDEPSEEEFRLGLRNGIVLCNALNKIQPGAIPKVVQAQSDAAGPTDGSALCAYQYFENLRNFLVVVEDLRLPTFEVSDLEKGGKGVRVVDCVLALKSFSESNKTGRQASCKYGGLSKPLTARKYFILKNTDAFMNKIMKGHSAEAIQSEFSEGQSIVTDFSIESNEMTTSDSLSILLRKVLLDKKPEEVPLIVESILSKVIQEYEHRIAIQNKMDEEEQNLLNITEQVNHVVVNGDGEVKQFQLEAQTNFDVQQKQIQELKGALSFVKSGMEQLRLQYSEEFAKLGKHFYTLSNAASSYHKVLEENRKLYNQIQDLKGNIRVYCRVRPFLPGHRSLSSSVADTEERTITIITPTKYGKDGCKSFSFNRVFGPASTQEEVFSDMQPLIRSVLDGFNVCIFAYGQTGSGKTFTMSGPKVLTEESLGVNYRALNDLFNIKAQRKGTIDYEISVQMIEIYNEQVRDLLQDGGNRRLEIRNTPQKGLAVPDASIVPVTSTADVVELMNQGQKNRAVGSTAINDRSSRSHSCLSVHVQGKYLTSGAMLRGCMHLVDLAGSERVDKSEVVGDRLKEAQYINKSLSALGDVIASLAQKNSHVPYRNSKLTQLLQDSLGGQAKTLMFVHVSPELDAVGETISTLKFAERVASVELGAAKANKEGSEVRELKEQIATLKAALAKKEGEPENIQSTQSSPDMYRIKRGNAIPAFPKNRQPMEEVGNLEVRNNATPMQKKASFQFSGVLSENNSSDLAENCNGIQKTDRMAVGNNQFENGNSILELEPGATQLPTFFYQRYDPDKQRRRAEPVETDDSDSFDAATSSPSDQEMLLSTSGLKADGIASRGAFIIKKPQTKNTKITATKIPNLAMKSPMSEKRLQTPIRNSKQLPFSTTGGRRTRNGKINTPK from the exons TGCTGGCCCCACGGATGGCTCAGCTCTGTGTGCATATCAGTACTTTGAGAATCTGCGGAACTTCCTTGTTGTTGTAGAAGATTTAAGGCTTCCTACATTTGAGGTGTCCGATTTAGAAAAG GGTGGCAAAGGTGTTCGGGTTGTGGATTGTGTTCTTGCTTTGAAGTCATTCAGTGAAAGTAATAAAACAGGGAGACAAGCTTCGTGTAAATATGGCGGCCTTTCAAAACCTTTGACAGCCAGAAAGTATTTTATACTCAAGAATACTGATGCTTTTATGAATAAGATAATGAAAGGGCACTCAGCAGAGGCAATCCAGAGTGAATTTTCAGAGGGGCAAAGCATAGTTACTGATTTTTCTATAGAGTCTAATGAGATG ACTACTTCAGACTCCCTTAGCATTCTTTTGCGTAAAGTTCTCTTAGATAAGAAACCAGAGGAAGTCCCATTG ATTGTTGAGTCGATCCTAAGCAAAGTTATTCAGGAATATGAGCATCGAATTGCAATCCAGAACAAG ATGGATGAGGAGGAGCAAAATCTCTTGAATATCACGGAACAGGTCAACCATGTAGTTGTAAATGGTGATGGTGAAGTTAAACAGTTCCAACTAGAGGCACAGACAAATTTTGATGTGCAACAAAAACAGATCCAG GAATTGAAGGGTGCTCTTTCTTTTGTCAAGTCTGGCATGGAACAACTGAGATTACAGTACTCTGAAGAATTTGCTAAACTTG GGAAACATTTCTACACTCTCTCCAATGCGGCTTCCAGCTACCATAAAGTTCTTGAGGAAAACCGCAAATTATACAACCAAATACAGGACCTTAAAG GAAATATTAGAGTATACTGTCGAGTGAGGCCTTTCCTACCTGGACATAGAAGTTTATCAAGCAGTGTTGCTGACACGGAAGAAAGAACAATCACAATAATCACTCCCACAAAATATGGGAAAGATGGGTGCAAATCATTCAGTTTTAACAGGGTCTTTGGTCCAGCATCTACTCAAG AAGAGGTCTTTTCAGACATGCAGCCTTTGATCCGTTCAGTCCTTGATGGTTTCAATGTCTGCATATTTGCATATGGCCAAACTGGATCAGGAAAGACTTTTACCATG AGTGGACCGAAAGTTTTGACAGAGGAAAGCCTCGGTGTTAACTATAGAGCACTAAATGacttatttaatattaaagCACAGAGAAAGGGGACAATCGATTATGAAATTTCTGTGCAGATGATTGAGATCTACAATGAGCAAGTGAGGGATCTCCTTCAGGATGGTGGAAACAGGAG ATTAGAAATAAGAAATACTCCACAGAAAGGGCTTGCTGTTCCGGATGCAAGCATAGTTCCTGTCACATCTACGGCCGATGTTGTTGAATTGATGAATCAAGGCCAGAAGAATCGTGCAGTGGGTTCAACAGCCATCAACGATCGAAGTAGCCGCTCTCATAG CTGCTTGTCTGTTCATGTCCAAGGAAAATATTTAACATCTGGGGCAATGTTGAGAGGTTGCATGCATCTTGTGGATCTAGCTGGTAGTGAAAGAGTTGATAAGTCTGAGGTTGTAGGAGACAGGCTGAAGGAAGCACAGTACATAAACAAGTCACTTTCAGCATTAGGAGATGTGATTGCATCTCTTGCACAGAAAAATTCGCATGTCCCTTACCGAAACAGCAAGCTTACCCAGCTTTTGCAAGATTCTCTAG GAGGACAAGCAAAAACGCTGATGTTTGTTCACGTAAGCCCGGAACTAGATGCTGTCGGTGAGACAATAAGCACATTGAAATTTGCTGAAAGGGTTGCTTCAGTTGAGCTTGGTGCAGCAAAAGCAAACAAAGAAGGCAGTGAGGTTAGAGAGCTCAAAGAACAG ATTGCTACCCTCAAGGCGGCATTGGCTAAAAAGGAAGGAGAACCAGAAAACATTCAAAGCACACAGTCAAGCCCTGACATGTATAGAATTAAAAGAGGCAATGCAATACCTGCCTTCCCTAAAAATAGACAGCCAATGGAAGAAGTTGGAAACTTAGAG GTCCGGAACAATGCCACTCCAATGCAAAAGAAGGCCAGCTTTCAATTTTCTGGTGTCCTCAGTGAGAACAACTCATCCGACTTGGCTGAAAATTGCAATGGCATTCAGAAGACCGATAGAATGGCTGTCGGTAATAATCAATTTGAGAATGGAAATTCCATTCTAGAGCTGGAGCCTGGCGCAACTCAGCTTCCAACATTTTTCTACCAAAGATATGATCCCGACAAGCAAAGGCGTAGGGCTGAACCAGTAGAAACTGATGACTCAGATAGCTTTGATGCTGCTACTAGCTCGCCTTCCGACCAAGAAATGTTGTTGTCCACCAGTGGCCTCAAAGCTGATGGTATTGCCAGCAGAGGTGCCTTTATTATAAAGAAACCTCAAACAAAGAATACGAAAATTACAGCAACGAA GATTCCAAATCTTGCAATGAAGTCGCCAATGTCAGAGAAAAGGCTGCAAACCCCAATCAGGAACAGCAAGCAGCTACCTTTCAGCACTACGGGTGGAAGAAGAACTCGAAATGGCAAAATTAACACTCCAAAATAA
- the LOC4352457 gene encoding calmodulin-binding protein 60 C isoform X1, which yields MAPSTSLLSWSSSDDDDGAGAGGELSRPRRRWRALVLGLGVRRKRSMEGVFGFREMMGEEFMGMFLPFFGKMVQKVVSEEVEKAIFRQVSTPAPPRLLAGLNQQRPRYQLVFLNELKPVYTLMKLEAKDGPGLKVAIVERLENNQMRIVRFGHLASAKVEVVVLHGNFNAKNEEQWTPEDFSKQIVCGREKSAQLLTGNLTLKLNGGEALLENATFTDNSSFTSTKKFRLGLRLANNSEDRVLEGITEPFRVKERRVEGFEKHYPPMLDDEVWRLEKIGRNGAHHQALTNSGVDTVQKFLQSYFTDEKKLFQTFSKMSQAAWKTIISHAMTCEVGDDLCLYEVKGNNVGLFFDAIYQLVGVKFGDSYKPINELDEIEQSAVETMKQLAYANISGIQYDHKMVNNYPVPLHRFHCGGTSMLTDFIPKQQIPTCGQYNSALAGQPFESTENFSSFQEASNQASVDMSRFVQGQTSNVQFSQQLGMGNFIPHHSNQGTFIPRPRITPLCIPNTEKTYFNPNAHSSIQADHAATRIGQYAHNERSHSPEESYKRFSPDNFLHTDEVVALMQPHLVPPSNSENFSNLLNLSSNDQTSQQIAAPFQPSRTNSFDSSSCDQLIQNFISQFSSNERVAVPLSPRKWVKIRAALKLASVGRLSRASRKASHRPPARPRLVPIV from the exons ATGGCTCCTTCCACGAGTCTCCTCTCCTGGTcctcctccgacgacgacgacggcgccggcgccggcggcgagctgtcCCGCCCTCGCAGGCGGTGGCGGGCGCTTGTCCT GGGGCTCGgggtgaggaggaagaggagcatGGAGGGGGTGTTCGGGTTCAGGGAGATGATGGGGGAGGAGTTCATGGGCATGTTCCTCCCCTTCTTTGGCAAGATGGTTCAGAAAGTG GTTTCAGAAGAAGTAGAGAAAGCAATTTTCAGACAAGTCAGCACACCAGCGCCTCCAAG ACTGCTAGCAGGATTGAATCAGCAGCGTCCAAGGTATCAACTCGTGTTCCTGAATGAACTAAAGCCTGTTTACACACTGATGAAATTAGAAGCCAAGGATGGACCGGGTCTTAAGGTGGCTATAGTCGAAAGACTCGAAAACAATCAGATGCGCATCGTCAGGTTCGGTCATCTTGCTTCTGCTAAGGTTGAAGTTGTAGTCCTCCACGGCAACTTTAATGCTAAAAATGAGGAACAATGGACCCCTGAAGACTTCAGCAAGCAGATAGTATGCGGGCGAGAGAAAAGCGCACAACTTCTCACCGGAAATCTGACACTGAAGCTCAATGGAGGGGAAGCATTACTTGAGAATGCAACCTTCACTGATAACTCTAGCTTCACTAGCACTAAGAAGTTCAGGCTGGGTTTGAGGCTAGCCAACAATTCTGAAGATAGGGTTCTTGAAGGAATCACTGAACCTTTTCGTGTAAAGGAGCGTAGGGTGGAGG GATTTGAAAAGCACTACCCGCCAATGTTGGATGACGAAGTTTGGCGTTTGGAAAAGATCGGCCGCAATGGAGCTCACCACCAGGCCTTGACAAACAGTGGAGTTGATACTGTACAGAAGTTCTTACAATCATATTTTACGGACGAAAAGAAGCTTTTTCAG ACTTTTAGCAAGATGTCACAGGCAGCTTGGAAAACCATCATAAGCCATGCCATGACATGTGAAGTCGGTGACGATCTTTGCTTGTATGAAGTGAAGGGCAACAACGTGGGACTTTTCTTCGATGCAATATATCAGCTTGTTGGGGTGAAGTTTGGTGATTCTTACAAGCCCATAAATGAGCTCGACGAAATAGAGCAG AGTGCAGTTGAAACAATGAAGCAATTGGCTTATGCGAATATAAGTGGTATTCAGTATGACCATAAGATGGTCAACAACTATCCTGTACCGCTTCATAGGTTCCATTGTGGGGGAACTTCTATGTTGACTGACTTTATTCCTAAACAGCAGATCCCAACTTGTG GTCAATACAATTCAGCCCTGGCTGGTCAACCATTTGAATCAACGGAGAACTTTTCTTCATTCCAAGAAGCCTCTAAT CAGGCTTCAGTGGATATGTCAAGATTTGTGCAGGGTCAAACCTCCAACGTGCAGTTTAGCCAACAGTTGGGCATGGGCAATTTTATCCCACATCATTCAAATCAAGGAACATTCATACCCAGACCAAGAATCACTCCTCTGTGTATACCTAATACCgaaaaaacatattttaatccaaacgCTCATAGCAGCATCCAGGCTGATCATGCTGCCACACGAATTGGCCAGTATGCACATAATGAGCGATCTCATTCACCTGAAGAATCATACAAG CGCTTTTCTCCAGATAATTTCCTCCATACAGATGAAGTTGTGGCTTTGATGCAACCTCACTTAGTGCCTCCAAGCAACA GCGAGAATTTCAGTAACCTGCTCAACCTATCAAGCAATGACCAAACCTCACAGCAAATTGCCGCTCCATTCCAGCCATCAAGAACAAACAGCTTTGACTCCAGCTCATGTGATCAGCTCATACAGAATTTCATTTCTCAGTTTTCTAGCAACGAAAGAGTTGCGGTGCCATTGTCCCCACGCAAGTGGGTCAAGATCAGGGCAGCGCTGAAGCTGGCATCTGTGGGTAGGCTCTCCAGAGCCTCGAGAAAGGCTTCGCATCGCCCCCCAGCAAGGCCAAGGCTTGTCCCAATAGTATGA
- the LOC4352457 gene encoding calmodulin-binding protein 60 C — MAPSTSLLSWSSSDDDDGAGAGGELSRPRRRWRALVLGLGVRRKRSMEGVFGFREMMGEEFMGMFLPFFGKMVQKVVSEEVEKAIFRQVSTPAPPRLLAGLNQQRPRYQLVFLNELKPVYTLMKLEAKDGPGLKVAIVERLENNQMRIVRFGHLASAKVEVVVLHGNFNAKNEEQWTPEDFSKQIVCGREKSAQLLTGNLTLKLNGGEALLENATFTDNSSFTSTKKFRLGLRLANNSEDRVLEGITEPFRVKERRVEGFEKHYPPMLDDEVWRLEKIGRNGAHHQALTNSGVDTVQKFLQSYFTDEKKLFQTFSKMSQAAWKTIISHAMTCEVGDDLCLYEVKGNNVGLFFDAIYQLVGVKFGDSYKPINELDEIEQSAVETMKQLAYANISGIQYDHKMVNNYPVPLHRFHCGGTSMLTDFIPKQQIPTCGQYNSALAGQPFESTENFSSFQEASNASVDMSRFVQGQTSNVQFSQQLGMGNFIPHHSNQGTFIPRPRITPLCIPNTEKTYFNPNAHSSIQADHAATRIGQYAHNERSHSPEESYKRFSPDNFLHTDEVVALMQPHLVPPSNSENFSNLLNLSSNDQTSQQIAAPFQPSRTNSFDSSSCDQLIQNFISQFSSNERVAVPLSPRKWVKIRAALKLASVGRLSRASRKASHRPPARPRLVPIV, encoded by the exons ATGGCTCCTTCCACGAGTCTCCTCTCCTGGTcctcctccgacgacgacgacggcgccggcgccggcggcgagctgtcCCGCCCTCGCAGGCGGTGGCGGGCGCTTGTCCT GGGGCTCGgggtgaggaggaagaggagcatGGAGGGGGTGTTCGGGTTCAGGGAGATGATGGGGGAGGAGTTCATGGGCATGTTCCTCCCCTTCTTTGGCAAGATGGTTCAGAAAGTG GTTTCAGAAGAAGTAGAGAAAGCAATTTTCAGACAAGTCAGCACACCAGCGCCTCCAAG ACTGCTAGCAGGATTGAATCAGCAGCGTCCAAGGTATCAACTCGTGTTCCTGAATGAACTAAAGCCTGTTTACACACTGATGAAATTAGAAGCCAAGGATGGACCGGGTCTTAAGGTGGCTATAGTCGAAAGACTCGAAAACAATCAGATGCGCATCGTCAGGTTCGGTCATCTTGCTTCTGCTAAGGTTGAAGTTGTAGTCCTCCACGGCAACTTTAATGCTAAAAATGAGGAACAATGGACCCCTGAAGACTTCAGCAAGCAGATAGTATGCGGGCGAGAGAAAAGCGCACAACTTCTCACCGGAAATCTGACACTGAAGCTCAATGGAGGGGAAGCATTACTTGAGAATGCAACCTTCACTGATAACTCTAGCTTCACTAGCACTAAGAAGTTCAGGCTGGGTTTGAGGCTAGCCAACAATTCTGAAGATAGGGTTCTTGAAGGAATCACTGAACCTTTTCGTGTAAAGGAGCGTAGGGTGGAGG GATTTGAAAAGCACTACCCGCCAATGTTGGATGACGAAGTTTGGCGTTTGGAAAAGATCGGCCGCAATGGAGCTCACCACCAGGCCTTGACAAACAGTGGAGTTGATACTGTACAGAAGTTCTTACAATCATATTTTACGGACGAAAAGAAGCTTTTTCAG ACTTTTAGCAAGATGTCACAGGCAGCTTGGAAAACCATCATAAGCCATGCCATGACATGTGAAGTCGGTGACGATCTTTGCTTGTATGAAGTGAAGGGCAACAACGTGGGACTTTTCTTCGATGCAATATATCAGCTTGTTGGGGTGAAGTTTGGTGATTCTTACAAGCCCATAAATGAGCTCGACGAAATAGAGCAG AGTGCAGTTGAAACAATGAAGCAATTGGCTTATGCGAATATAAGTGGTATTCAGTATGACCATAAGATGGTCAACAACTATCCTGTACCGCTTCATAGGTTCCATTGTGGGGGAACTTCTATGTTGACTGACTTTATTCCTAAACAGCAGATCCCAACTTGTG GTCAATACAATTCAGCCCTGGCTGGTCAACCATTTGAATCAACGGAGAACTTTTCTTCATTCCAAGAAGCCTCTAAT GCTTCAGTGGATATGTCAAGATTTGTGCAGGGTCAAACCTCCAACGTGCAGTTTAGCCAACAGTTGGGCATGGGCAATTTTATCCCACATCATTCAAATCAAGGAACATTCATACCCAGACCAAGAATCACTCCTCTGTGTATACCTAATACCgaaaaaacatattttaatccaaacgCTCATAGCAGCATCCAGGCTGATCATGCTGCCACACGAATTGGCCAGTATGCACATAATGAGCGATCTCATTCACCTGAAGAATCATACAAG CGCTTTTCTCCAGATAATTTCCTCCATACAGATGAAGTTGTGGCTTTGATGCAACCTCACTTAGTGCCTCCAAGCAACA GCGAGAATTTCAGTAACCTGCTCAACCTATCAAGCAATGACCAAACCTCACAGCAAATTGCCGCTCCATTCCAGCCATCAAGAACAAACAGCTTTGACTCCAGCTCATGTGATCAGCTCATACAGAATTTCATTTCTCAGTTTTCTAGCAACGAAAGAGTTGCGGTGCCATTGTCCCCACGCAAGTGGGTCAAGATCAGGGCAGCGCTGAAGCTGGCATCTGTGGGTAGGCTCTCCAGAGCCTCGAGAAAGGCTTCGCATCGCCCCCCAGCAAGGCCAAGGCTTGTCCCAATAGTATGA